The following coding sequences lie in one uncultured Mailhella sp. genomic window:
- a CDS encoding aryl-sulfate sulfotransferase: MRSFGKVLLASLLALGFTASAQAYPSVFPTGVTINKPDKAYNGYTVIGPMRATGHGLPLIDMNGKVVHKWMNVEGQPAKVLPGGHLLANLVYYDPDNWTERKSEGFAVVELDWDGKEVWRFDKYEKRKPSAEMKVKGDLIWSANAHHDFQREGNPVGYYVPGMDYVKDGKTLIAGFKTIDGKETASLYIVDKTGKITWEWVYKDHEKECKEKGIADFQNTASWVGPNKWYDQDPVKYAAFDPENIITDDGQEVIYIIDHKTGSIVWQVGPKYAKDDPLRLMGMHLPEGGFKALPAGGMIHHAHMIPKGLPGEGNILVFNNGMPYSQVLEFDPTTKKLVWEYSATALGYGKNHSIAHSFFSGTLSSAQRLPNGNTLITEGNDGRIFEVTPELETVWEYIVPFMWYGTASGFGDAETSHRVRPTNSIYRAYRIPYDYIPQIKHDMEREVIPADPFLYDDALKNAGTVEVEEDEPSAFKRY; encoded by the coding sequence ATGCGCAGCTTTGGAAAAGTACTGCTGGCGTCTCTGCTGGCCCTGGGCTTTACCGCTTCCGCCCAGGCCTATCCCTCCGTGTTTCCCACCGGAGTTACCATCAATAAGCCCGATAAAGCCTACAACGGCTACACCGTCATCGGTCCCATGCGCGCCACGGGTCACGGACTTCCCCTCATCGACATGAACGGCAAGGTCGTCCACAAGTGGATGAACGTGGAAGGTCAGCCGGCCAAGGTCCTCCCCGGCGGACATCTGCTGGCCAACCTCGTGTACTACGATCCCGACAACTGGACCGAACGCAAATCCGAAGGCTTCGCCGTGGTCGAACTCGACTGGGACGGCAAGGAAGTCTGGCGCTTCGACAAGTATGAAAAGAGAAAGCCTTCCGCCGAAATGAAGGTCAAGGGCGACCTCATCTGGAGCGCCAACGCCCACCACGACTTCCAGCGCGAAGGCAACCCCGTGGGCTACTACGTGCCCGGCATGGACTACGTCAAGGACGGCAAAACCCTCATCGCCGGCTTCAAGACCATTGACGGCAAAGAAACCGCTTCCCTCTACATCGTGGACAAGACCGGAAAGATCACCTGGGAATGGGTGTACAAGGACCACGAAAAGGAATGCAAGGAAAAGGGCATTGCCGACTTCCAGAACACCGCTTCCTGGGTAGGCCCCAACAAGTGGTATGATCAGGATCCCGTCAAGTACGCCGCCTTTGATCCGGAAAACATCATCACCGACGACGGTCAGGAAGTCATCTACATCATCGATCACAAGACCGGCTCCATCGTCTGGCAGGTCGGCCCCAAGTACGCCAAGGACGACCCGCTGCGCCTCATGGGCATGCATCTGCCTGAAGGAGGCTTCAAGGCTCTGCCCGCCGGCGGCATGATCCATCACGCCCACATGATTCCCAAGGGCCTGCCCGGCGAAGGCAACATCCTCGTGTTCAACAACGGCATGCCCTACTCCCAGGTGCTGGAATTCGACCCCACCACCAAAAAGCTCGTCTGGGAATATTCCGCCACGGCCCTCGGCTACGGCAAGAATCATTCCATAGCGCACAGCTTCTTCAGCGGCACCCTGAGCAGCGCCCAGCGCCTGCCCAACGGCAACACCCTCATCACCGAGGGCAACGACGGCCGCATCTTTGAAGTGACTCCCGAACTCGAAACCGTCTGGGAATACATCGTGCCCTTCATGTGGTACGGCACGGCGAGCGGCTTCGGCGACGCCGAAACCTCCCATCGCGTGAGACCCACCAACTCCATCTATCGCGCCTACCGCATCCCCTACGACTACATTCCGCAGATCAAGCATGACATGGAACGCGAAGTCATTCCGGCCGATCCCTTCCTCTACGACGACGCTCTGAAGAACGCCGGCACCGTGGAAGTGGAAGAAGACGAACCTTCCGCCTTCAAGAGATACTGA
- a CDS encoding aryl-sulfate sulfotransferase yields the protein MKFLKHLALAVAGIACFSTGAAAFESFGGPTGVLRWEEGSTFDGYTLIAPYYSTSTYLIDMEGNVVHTWKHDTPPGLHALLLPDGNLLRPMRLGSKAKARVGGPSGGFQIIDWNGKVLREFILNEPDRITTHGVTPMPNGNILCIGREFKTMADAIKKGRDPKSLPKQGVFGLDVGSVLGFWSPFIIEVDPSNKIVWEFHKWDNIGTGPDQFDINYMTPEVTPLGAAVNWSYFNGVDYDPKTDRLIVTDRQFSEVYMIDRKTRKVVWRYGNPSAWGAGKRPGFADNGDQKLFGPHHPTFLPNGHIQVHDNGWMRPTGNYSRVVEIDPLTDREVWEFRAERPLNYASAYQSGAQRLPNGNTLITSATAGHIFEVTGGPVPRVVWEFVAPWMKDDGPSPYLSDHQANSWNFWVADGHMANAVHRAARYGKDYPGLKGKKLEPVYFAPNVPKPYTVEPWKTMAKDYSTVMKARAAKAGAQKKQVRQW from the coding sequence ATGAAGTTTCTGAAGCATCTGGCACTGGCAGTTGCAGGCATCGCATGCTTTTCAACGGGAGCCGCAGCCTTCGAGTCCTTTGGCGGCCCTACCGGCGTGCTCCGCTGGGAAGAAGGCAGCACTTTCGACGGCTACACCCTCATTGCTCCGTACTACTCCACCTCTACCTATCTCATCGATATGGAAGGCAATGTCGTGCATACCTGGAAGCACGACACGCCTCCCGGCCTGCACGCCCTGCTGCTCCCCGACGGCAATCTGCTGCGCCCCATGCGTCTGGGTTCCAAAGCCAAAGCCCGGGTGGGCGGACCTTCCGGCGGCTTCCAGATCATCGACTGGAACGGCAAGGTGCTGCGCGAATTCATCCTCAACGAGCCCGACCGCATCACCACGCACGGCGTCACCCCCATGCCCAACGGCAACATTCTCTGCATAGGCCGCGAATTCAAGACCATGGCTGACGCCATCAAAAAAGGACGCGATCCCAAAAGTCTGCCAAAGCAGGGAGTGTTCGGACTGGATGTGGGCAGCGTTCTGGGATTCTGGTCGCCCTTCATCATTGAAGTGGACCCCTCGAACAAAATCGTCTGGGAATTCCACAAGTGGGACAACATAGGCACAGGCCCCGATCAGTTCGACATCAATTACATGACGCCCGAAGTCACGCCGCTGGGCGCCGCCGTCAACTGGAGCTACTTCAACGGCGTGGACTACGATCCCAAAACAGACCGTCTCATCGTAACGGACCGGCAGTTCAGCGAAGTGTACATGATCGACCGCAAGACCAGAAAGGTCGTCTGGCGCTACGGCAATCCCTCGGCATGGGGAGCTGGCAAGCGGCCCGGATTCGCCGACAACGGCGATCAGAAGCTCTTCGGCCCTCATCATCCCACCTTCCTGCCCAACGGTCACATTCAGGTGCATGACAACGGCTGGATGCGCCCCACGGGCAACTACTCGCGCGTGGTGGAAATTGATCCCCTTACCGACCGCGAAGTCTGGGAATTCCGCGCCGAGCGTCCTCTCAACTACGCTTCCGCCTATCAGAGCGGCGCGCAGCGCCTGCCCAACGGCAATACGCTGATCACCTCCGCCACTGCCGGACACATTTTTGAAGTTACCGGCGGTCCCGTGCCCCGCGTGGTGTGGGAATTCGTGGCTCCCTGGATGAAGGACGACGGCCCGAGCCCCTATCTTTCCGATCATCAGGCCAATTCCTGGAACTTCTGGGTGGCCGACGGGCACATGGCCAACGCCGTACATCGCGCAGCCCGCTACGGCAAGGACTATCCCGGCCTCAAGGGCAAGAAGCTTGAACCCGTCTATTTTGCTCCCAACGTTCCCAAGCCCTACACCGTAGAGCCCTGGAAAACCATGGCCAAAGACTACAGTACCGTCATGAAGGCCCGCGCCGCCAAGGCAGGGGCCCAGAAAAAACAGGTGCGTCAGTGGTAA